The proteins below come from a single Oceaniferula flava genomic window:
- a CDS encoding SNF2-related protein, with the protein MEITEQWIGQAAGGRVFKEARSLVKLGKVSQVKRSEDVFQGTFQQGRKPMRVVVKVLGPHHVKNLCPCSVSRATGGMCEHATAVLLAAVTDLAPEKKSPAKSSAPASQPMPEMQPLDIRLSPKFPHEGLRAVHLRPADPSTPVQQPDLLLALWLHKQTGQTGAAMLSLQESQLPGFFRAVAGHQRVTRGASAMEIHQATLRPHLEMEINQESGGDTLWLRLADLETGEIFVLGDALAQWDEENARLLIAASQDKNRLGELLSLDDLASGDWMELDTAAFVKRLEAIEKAYQLPADLGGIDLRDASPQIELEIAGSTRALQARLSARYTDAVSVALGLSPEASAFPCRSDDDPNQWLVRNEEHEQEAISRLMGQGFEILDASGFLFLRGEDEVLDFLTVTLPALRKIWTVNTEEKLGRVEERLERIVPQFEMADGGQIASGQDWLACDVTWQCGERTLDGNAVRKLLQSGSRSIKLPGGGKAVISQFDTEVMDGVLLDADPKQENGRYYFPPNQVGYLKRLNNYYQAADGKSAEPEVDVPALPDDLEQTLRSYQKDGVQWLYRRAQGEGAALLADDMGLGKTLQTLAFLKLWQGKGPALVVAPATLLGNWRDEAAKFVPDLKVLVMHGSKRKNYFEVMATADVIITSYSLLDRDNARYREIEFGAAVLDEASAVKNPDTLAAKAVRKINAAARIAISGTPVENSVRDLWSIFQFLLPGYLGGREDFKNRYELPCATEAQSPESRAAMQRLRWRTEPFMLRRTKSLVAKDLPAKIESVVWCEPSALQKESYQAILRQGAAKVDELRQKSGADSARMQMLTVLLRLRQTCCDLRLLDDQLKKKSLAEVSGKLARLMELLGEAGRGGHRVLVFSQFTSMLALIRAELEKENIQHCYLDGATRDRSKEVDRFQNPSGPPVFLISLKAGGYGLTLTAADTVVLFDPWWNPAVEAQAADRIHRIGQTKPATIYKFITRDTVEEKILRLQEKKRSVIDAAMGESDDEARPMMNGLNEQEMLDLLS; encoded by the coding sequence ATGGAAATTACCGAACAATGGATAGGCCAGGCCGCCGGTGGCCGCGTTTTCAAGGAGGCTCGCTCCTTGGTGAAGCTGGGGAAGGTCAGCCAGGTGAAACGCAGCGAGGATGTCTTCCAAGGGACCTTCCAGCAAGGACGCAAACCCATGCGGGTGGTGGTCAAGGTGCTCGGACCCCATCACGTGAAGAACCTTTGCCCCTGTTCGGTCAGTCGCGCGACCGGAGGCATGTGTGAGCACGCCACCGCCGTCCTGCTCGCCGCCGTCACCGATCTCGCCCCGGAGAAAAAGTCCCCCGCTAAGAGCTCAGCTCCGGCGTCCCAGCCGATGCCCGAGATGCAGCCGCTGGACATCCGCCTTTCCCCCAAGTTCCCCCACGAGGGGCTGCGCGCTGTGCACCTGCGCCCGGCCGACCCCTCGACGCCGGTGCAGCAGCCGGACCTGCTGCTCGCCCTCTGGCTGCACAAACAGACCGGCCAGACCGGTGCCGCGATGCTTTCTCTCCAGGAGTCGCAACTGCCCGGTTTTTTCCGCGCCGTCGCTGGCCACCAGCGGGTGACACGAGGTGCCTCAGCGATGGAGATCCATCAGGCGACCCTGCGTCCGCATCTGGAAATGGAGATCAACCAGGAAAGCGGCGGCGACACCCTGTGGCTGCGTCTCGCGGATCTGGAAACAGGCGAGATCTTCGTGCTGGGCGATGCGCTGGCGCAGTGGGACGAGGAGAACGCCCGACTCCTCATCGCCGCCAGCCAGGATAAGAACCGACTCGGTGAGCTGCTCAGCCTCGACGACCTCGCATCTGGCGATTGGATGGAGCTGGACACCGCGGCCTTCGTCAAACGGCTTGAAGCGATTGAAAAAGCCTACCAGCTGCCAGCCGATCTGGGCGGCATCGACCTGCGCGATGCCTCACCGCAGATTGAGCTTGAGATCGCAGGCTCCACCCGCGCCCTGCAAGCCAGATTGAGCGCTCGCTACACGGACGCCGTCAGTGTGGCTCTAGGCCTCAGCCCTGAGGCCTCCGCCTTTCCGTGTCGCTCCGATGACGATCCGAACCAGTGGCTTGTCAGAAATGAGGAACACGAGCAGGAAGCGATCTCCCGGCTGATGGGGCAGGGTTTTGAAATCCTCGATGCGTCCGGCTTTCTCTTCCTTCGCGGCGAGGATGAGGTGCTCGATTTCCTCACCGTGACGCTGCCGGCGCTACGGAAGATTTGGACGGTCAATACCGAGGAAAAACTCGGCAGGGTGGAGGAGCGACTGGAACGCATCGTGCCGCAGTTCGAGATGGCAGACGGCGGACAGATCGCCTCCGGTCAGGATTGGCTGGCCTGCGATGTCACCTGGCAATGCGGCGAGAGAACCTTGGATGGCAATGCGGTGCGGAAGCTCTTGCAGTCGGGCAGCCGCAGCATCAAGCTCCCCGGCGGCGGAAAAGCGGTGATCTCCCAGTTCGATACCGAGGTGATGGATGGGGTGTTGCTAGACGCCGATCCGAAACAGGAAAATGGTCGCTACTACTTTCCACCGAACCAGGTCGGCTATCTCAAGCGGCTGAACAACTACTACCAAGCGGCCGACGGCAAAAGCGCCGAGCCGGAAGTCGATGTGCCGGCGCTACCGGACGATCTCGAACAGACGCTGCGCAGCTACCAGAAGGATGGTGTGCAGTGGCTTTACCGCCGTGCGCAGGGAGAAGGTGCCGCGCTGTTAGCTGATGACATGGGGCTGGGGAAAACCTTGCAGACGCTTGCCTTTCTCAAACTCTGGCAGGGCAAGGGGCCTGCGCTTGTGGTGGCCCCGGCAACCTTGTTGGGAAACTGGCGCGATGAAGCAGCCAAGTTCGTGCCGGACCTCAAGGTGCTGGTGATGCACGGCAGCAAACGCAAAAATTACTTCGAGGTAATGGCGACGGCCGACGTCATCATCACCAGCTACTCCCTCTTGGATCGCGATAACGCGCGGTATCGGGAGATCGAATTCGGGGCCGCGGTGCTGGACGAGGCCAGTGCCGTTAAGAACCCGGACACCCTAGCGGCCAAGGCGGTGAGAAAGATCAATGCCGCCGCCCGCATCGCCATTTCCGGCACCCCGGTGGAGAACAGCGTGCGTGATTTGTGGTCGATTTTCCAATTCCTGCTGCCCGGATATCTGGGGGGGCGTGAGGACTTTAAAAATCGCTATGAGCTCCCCTGTGCCACCGAAGCGCAGAGCCCGGAAAGCCGAGCCGCCATGCAGCGCCTGCGCTGGCGCACCGAACCCTTCATGCTGCGCCGCACCAAGTCGCTGGTGGCCAAGGATCTTCCAGCCAAAATCGAAAGCGTGGTCTGGTGCGAACCCTCAGCGCTGCAAAAGGAAAGCTACCAAGCGATCCTCCGCCAAGGCGCGGCGAAGGTGGATGAGCTGCGCCAGAAATCGGGCGCCGATAGTGCCAGGATGCAGATGCTCACCGTGCTGCTGAGGTTGCGACAGACTTGCTGTGATCTTCGATTGTTAGACGATCAGCTGAAGAAAAAGTCACTGGCCGAGGTGTCAGGGAAGTTGGCGCGACTGATGGAGCTGTTAGGCGAAGCGGGGCGAGGTGGCCACCGGGTGCTGGTGTTCAGTCAGTTCACCTCCATGCTGGCCTTGATCCGTGCCGAGCTGGAGAAGGAGAACATCCAGCATTGCTACCTCGACGGGGCAACGCGCGATCGCAGCAAAGAGGTCGACCGTTTCCAGAATCCAAGCGGGCCACCAGTTTTCCTGATCAGTCTGAAAGCGGGTGGCTACGGCTTGACACTGACGGCGGCGGACACCGTGGTGCTGTTCGATCCCTGGTGGAACCCGGCGGTGGAAGCCCAGGCGGCCGACCGGATTCACCGGATCGGGCAGACCAAACCGGCGACGATTTACAAATTCATCACCCGCGACACCGTGGAGGAAAAAATCCTCCGGCTGCAGGAGAAAAAACGCAGCGTCATCGATGCCGCCATGGGCGAGTCAGACGATGAGGCACGCCCGATGATGAATGGTCTGAACGAGCAGGAAATGTTGGACCTCCTGAGCTGA
- a CDS encoding AraC family transcriptional regulator, whose translation MPHSKKQPTSAAPSKAARKSGDFRIIGEQTVMEVVQADAETEREWLLDKPVSPLLAQHNIVHAGVMHAQFPFEISRSNQSGTFMMACFSGEGRVLADGRWIKIKAGQACLLPPFVANALKSVKGTTWEFCWVRYVENRDSAPIVSANSPVRGDYDAEPMRHAVRGLIAECQAATSPASQHHWVQLIHDYVVRFAQPHQSDERLWKLWKAVESDLAKDWNLSAMSEKACVSEEHLRRLCKKQLGRSPVQHLTYLRMRRANELLSATDLKVDAIASTIGYTSGAHFSNAFTKWVGIRPSEYRLDRQEKPKS comes from the coding sequence ATGCCTCACTCTAAAAAACAGCCGACGTCAGCCGCGCCATCAAAGGCGGCACGGAAGTCCGGCGATTTCCGAATCATCGGAGAACAAACCGTGATGGAAGTGGTGCAGGCGGATGCCGAAACCGAACGCGAATGGCTGCTCGATAAACCCGTCAGCCCGCTGCTCGCCCAGCACAACATCGTGCACGCGGGGGTGATGCATGCCCAGTTTCCCTTCGAAATCTCACGCTCCAATCAATCCGGCACCTTTATGATGGCTTGCTTTTCCGGCGAGGGCCGGGTGCTCGCCGACGGTCGCTGGATCAAGATCAAAGCCGGCCAAGCCTGCCTGCTCCCGCCCTTCGTCGCCAATGCGCTGAAAAGCGTGAAGGGCACAACCTGGGAGTTCTGTTGGGTGCGCTATGTGGAAAACCGGGACTCCGCTCCCATTGTCTCGGCAAACTCACCTGTGCGCGGGGACTACGATGCCGAACCGATGCGTCACGCAGTGCGCGGCTTGATCGCAGAATGTCAGGCCGCCACCAGCCCAGCCTCCCAGCACCACTGGGTGCAGCTGATCCACGACTACGTGGTGCGCTTCGCCCAACCGCACCAGTCGGACGAGCGCCTGTGGAAACTTTGGAAGGCGGTGGAAAGCGATCTCGCCAAGGACTGGAACCTCAGCGCGATGTCCGAAAAAGCCTGTGTCAGCGAGGAACACCTCCGCAGGTTGTGCAAAAAACAACTCGGCCGCAGCCCGGTGCAGCACCTGACCTACCTGCGGATGCGACGCGCCAACGAGCTCTTGTCCGCCACCGATCTGAAAGTCGACGCCATCGCCAGCACCATCGGCTACACCAGCGGGGCGCACTTTTCCAATGCCTTCACCAAGTGGGTGGGCATCCGACCTTCCGAGTATCGCTTGGACCGACAAGAAAAGCCGAAGTCCTAG
- a CDS encoding phosphoenolpyruvate hydrolase family protein, whose translation MPNPWTGVGNPYTRAEVNERLQDTLSKGEPIIVAGAGTGISAKFIEKGGADLIIIYASGRFRMAGAGSIAGMMAYGDANAISMEIGEFEVLPVVEEVPVICGVHASDPRRRMWHFLQQVKAMGFSGINNFPTHTIVDGQFGQSIEETNMGVQKEIDCVELATQKMDIFSITYVAKPEEAAAMAKAGADVIIAHVGCTVGGSIGVSDASIGLDQAAQATQAICEAAHSVNKDTLVLSHGGPILTPADAAYINEHTDTVGFVGASSIERMAVEGSITDLTKEFKSIPVERIK comes from the coding sequence ATGCCTAATCCATGGACGGGGGTCGGAAATCCCTACACACGCGCTGAAGTCAACGAACGCTTGCAGGACACCCTGTCCAAGGGTGAGCCCATCATTGTGGCGGGTGCCGGCACCGGTATCTCTGCCAAGTTCATCGAAAAAGGCGGCGCCGACCTGATCATCATCTACGCCTCCGGCCGCTTCCGCATGGCTGGTGCGGGATCCATCGCCGGCATGATGGCCTATGGCGATGCCAATGCCATTTCCATGGAGATCGGTGAGTTCGAGGTGCTGCCAGTGGTCGAGGAAGTTCCCGTGATCTGCGGTGTGCACGCCTCCGATCCACGCCGCCGGATGTGGCACTTCCTCCAGCAGGTGAAAGCGATGGGTTTCTCCGGCATCAATAATTTTCCCACCCACACCATCGTTGACGGCCAGTTCGGTCAGTCGATCGAGGAAACTAACATGGGGGTGCAAAAAGAGATCGATTGCGTCGAGCTCGCCACCCAGAAAATGGACATCTTCTCGATCACCTACGTCGCCAAGCCGGAAGAGGCCGCTGCCATGGCGAAGGCCGGCGCGGATGTCATCATCGCCCACGTCGGTTGCACCGTCGGCGGCTCCATCGGGGTCAGCGATGCCTCCATCGGGCTCGACCAGGCGGCGCAGGCGACCCAAGCCATTTGCGAAGCCGCCCACTCGGTGAACAAGGACACCCTGGTGCTCTCCCACGGCGGCCCGATCCTGACTCCGGCCGATGCCGCCTACATCAATGAGCACACCGATACCGTTGGCTTCGTCGGCGCGTCATCGATCGAGCGCATGGCGGTGGAAGGCTCGATCACCGACCTCACCAAGGAGTTCAAATCCATCCCAGTGGAACGTATCAAGTAA
- a CDS encoding Tm-1-like ATP-binding domain-containing protein, with the protein MNIAVIGTLDSKGHEHQFVADQIRRRGHDVTLIDLGTGTDPQVTPDITRYQVAEAAGLDLQPLLDAKDRGACVVAMAEAAPVLVKQLQEKGAIDAIISLGGGGGTALATACMRELPIGFPKVMVSTLASGNTAHYLGTKDITMIPSIVDVAGLNSVSKMIFARAAGAVCGMVETTIDASDDKPLIAASMFGNTTDCINIAKDVLEDAGYEVLVFHATGAGGKTMEALIESGMVKGVLDITTTEWADELTGATLSAGPTRMDAMSKAKIPAVVSPGCLDMANFGEPDTVPEQYADRLFYIHNPQVTLMRTNAEECAQLGRIIAEKANANQAPTAILNPLKTVSVISAEGQPFHDSEADEALFGAIREYATVEVIDYDEAINSETFAKAAAHKLLELMAQA; encoded by the coding sequence ATGAATATTGCCGTCATTGGAACCCTCGATTCAAAAGGTCACGAGCATCAGTTCGTGGCCGATCAAATTCGTCGCCGTGGTCACGATGTCACCCTGATCGACCTCGGCACCGGCACGGATCCGCAGGTCACGCCAGACATCACACGCTATCAGGTGGCCGAGGCCGCCGGGCTCGATCTGCAACCATTGCTCGATGCTAAGGACCGCGGTGCCTGCGTGGTCGCCATGGCCGAGGCGGCACCGGTGCTGGTGAAGCAGCTGCAGGAAAAGGGCGCCATTGATGCCATCATCTCCCTCGGCGGCGGCGGTGGCACCGCGCTTGCGACTGCCTGCATGCGCGAGCTGCCGATCGGTTTTCCCAAGGTGATGGTTTCCACCCTCGCCTCAGGCAACACGGCACACTACCTCGGCACCAAGGACATCACCATGATCCCTTCGATCGTTGACGTTGCCGGGTTGAATTCAGTTTCGAAAATGATCTTCGCCCGCGCCGCAGGTGCCGTTTGTGGCATGGTGGAAACCACGATCGATGCCTCCGATGACAAGCCACTCATCGCCGCGTCGATGTTCGGTAACACCACCGACTGTATCAACATCGCCAAAGACGTGTTAGAAGACGCCGGTTACGAAGTGCTCGTCTTCCACGCCACCGGTGCAGGTGGCAAAACCATGGAAGCGCTGATCGAGTCGGGCATGGTCAAGGGAGTGTTAGATATCACCACCACCGAGTGGGCGGACGAACTCACAGGAGCGACCCTTTCCGCCGGACCCACCCGCATGGACGCGATGAGCAAGGCGAAGATCCCAGCCGTGGTTTCCCCCGGCTGCCTCGACATGGCGAACTTTGGCGAGCCCGACACGGTCCCTGAGCAGTACGCCGATCGCCTTTTCTACATTCACAACCCCCAGGTCACCCTGATGCGCACCAATGCTGAAGAGTGTGCCCAGTTAGGAAGAATCATCGCCGAGAAAGCCAATGCGAATCAGGCACCCACCGCCATTCTGAACCCGCTGAAAACGGTCAGTGTAATCTCCGCCGAGGGGCAGCCGTTTCATGATTCGGAGGCCGATGAGGCATTGTTTGGAGCCATCCGCGAGTATGCCACTGTGGAGGTGATCGATTACGATGAAGCCATCAATAGCGAAACCTTCGCCAAGGCGGCTGCCCACAAACTACTGGAGCTCATGGCACAGGCCTAA
- a CDS encoding FG-GAP repeat domain-containing protein has product MKLTSTATLALALVWSSVAQAEVSFKKLTLSEEYLSEGASVGDLDADGHLDVIAGPKWWRGPDFKNSFSYAPVQVYPITGKGLSAYSRYFFTFPIEVTDDKWLDVLKVSLPAKPAELAINPGEKAHEPDNTQHSCEHCLAQKHICNESPQLLKVLPGDAKQLLAFSQNHITLAEPTTDPKAPWKVFKVSGKNKRFKVYSHGLGAADVNGDQLPDILEKAGWWQQPKNWDKKSAWKFHPYDFAPGKGGSQMFGYDIDGDGDTDVVTALDAHGYGLAWYEQIKSADGNITFKQHLIMPEKASNNPKVLSFSQPHAMACADIDGDGIKDIITGKCYFAHNGKDPGAKDPAVLYWFRTTRGKKGTTFTPHRIDDNSGVGRQISTADLNADGKEDIVISNKKGTYVFLQAGQ; this is encoded by the coding sequence ATGAAACTTACATCCACCGCCACCTTGGCGCTCGCCCTGGTCTGGTCGTCTGTCGCCCAGGCCGAAGTCAGCTTTAAGAAACTCACCCTGTCGGAGGAGTATCTGTCGGAGGGTGCCTCCGTGGGGGACCTCGATGCCGATGGTCATCTGGACGTGATTGCGGGTCCGAAATGGTGGCGCGGTCCGGATTTTAAAAATTCATTCAGCTACGCGCCGGTGCAGGTTTATCCGATCACTGGCAAGGGACTCTCGGCATACTCCAGGTATTTCTTCACCTTCCCTATCGAGGTGACCGATGACAAATGGTTAGACGTGCTGAAAGTCAGCCTGCCTGCGAAACCTGCTGAATTGGCGATCAATCCAGGTGAGAAAGCGCACGAGCCGGACAACACCCAGCACAGTTGCGAGCACTGTCTGGCGCAGAAACACATCTGCAACGAGTCGCCCCAACTGCTCAAGGTGCTACCCGGTGACGCCAAGCAGCTTCTCGCCTTTTCCCAAAACCACATCACCCTTGCCGAGCCGACCACTGATCCCAAAGCTCCGTGGAAGGTGTTCAAGGTCTCGGGAAAAAATAAACGCTTCAAGGTTTACTCCCACGGACTGGGTGCGGCCGATGTCAATGGCGACCAGCTCCCGGACATTCTCGAAAAAGCCGGCTGGTGGCAGCAGCCGAAGAACTGGGATAAGAAGTCGGCGTGGAAATTCCACCCCTACGATTTCGCCCCGGGGAAAGGAGGCTCGCAGATGTTTGGCTACGATATTGACGGCGATGGCGATACCGATGTGGTCACCGCCCTTGATGCCCACGGCTACGGCCTGGCATGGTATGAGCAGATCAAGTCCGCTGATGGAAACATCACCTTCAAGCAGCATCTCATCATGCCGGAGAAGGCATCTAACAATCCAAAGGTTCTCTCCTTTTCCCAACCCCACGCCATGGCCTGTGCGGACATTGATGGCGATGGGATTAAGGACATCATCACCGGTAAATGTTACTTCGCCCACAACGGCAAGGACCCCGGCGCCAAGGACCCTGCCGTGCTTTATTGGTTCCGCACCACACGCGGTAAAAAAGGCACCACCTTCACTCCGCATCGCATCGATGATAACTCCGGCGTAGGTCGCCAGATCTCCACCGCCGATCTCAACGCGGACGGCAAAGAGGACATCGTGATTTCCAATAAGAAAGGCACCTACGTTTTCCTCCAGGCCGGTCAGTAA
- a CDS encoding Dabb family protein: MTRHFGVFQFKPEITQEQIDESFEALVDLKNKIPGLQSVEHGPYKSDEGLNDGFTHGFIMTFDTAEDRDNYLPHPDHLKVVDLVQPRLERLVVFDFDL; this comes from the coding sequence ATGACCAGACACTTCGGAGTATTCCAATTCAAACCAGAAATCACCCAAGAGCAGATCGATGAATCCTTTGAGGCACTCGTCGATTTGAAAAACAAGATCCCCGGCCTGCAGTCGGTGGAGCACGGACCGTATAAATCGGACGAGGGACTGAACGATGGCTTCACCCACGGCTTTATCATGACCTTCGACACCGCCGAAGATCGCGATAACTACCTGCCGCACCCCGATCACCTGAAAGTGGTCGATCTCGTGCAGCCACGTCTCGAGCGCCTTGTCGTCTTTGATTTCGATCTCTAA
- a CDS encoding 3-keto-disaccharide hydrolase, translating to MKLITLLTCAICLGTVHAQEPAKPVPLFNGKDLSGWKTVNPAFMEKWSVEDGSIVAGNLTDKIPRNTYLATEKQYEDFEFRCLFRIRGDHATGLINSGIQYRSIIKGKKIIGYQADIGKDWWGGIYDEHRRKKLVKGDTSTLERVLNPEGWNSYIIRCIGNHHELYINGVKTADYVEKNPKIPSKGHIAVQIHSGGKAKVEFRDLTITEFSK from the coding sequence ATGAAACTCATCACCCTTCTCACCTGCGCGATCTGCCTCGGCACCGTGCACGCTCAAGAACCCGCCAAGCCGGTGCCACTTTTCAACGGCAAAGACCTCAGCGGCTGGAAAACCGTCAATCCTGCCTTCATGGAAAAATGGTCGGTGGAAGACGGCTCGATCGTGGCAGGCAATCTCACCGACAAGATCCCGCGCAACACCTACCTGGCCACCGAGAAACAATACGAGGACTTCGAGTTCCGCTGTCTGTTCCGCATTCGCGGCGATCATGCCACCGGACTGATCAACTCCGGCATCCAGTATCGCTCGATCATCAAAGGGAAGAAAATCATCGGCTACCAGGCAGACATCGGCAAAGACTGGTGGGGCGGCATCTACGATGAGCACCGGCGGAAAAAGTTAGTTAAAGGAGACACCTCCACCCTGGAGCGTGTGCTCAATCCGGAAGGATGGAATTCCTACATCATCCGCTGCATCGGCAATCACCACGAGCTCTACATCAACGGGGTGAAAACGGCCGACTATGTGGAGAAAAACCCGAAAATCCCCTCCAAAGGCCACATCGCCGTGCAAATTCACTCGGGTGGCAAGGCCAAGGTGGAATTCCGTGATCTCACCATCACCGAGTTTTCCAAATAA
- a CDS encoding thioredoxin family protein: protein MKAIKHILTAAFALATFAGTAIAGDDWLTDVDAGIAQAKKENKAVMVEFTGSDWCPPCIMMHKKVFSKSEFTSKASEKFVLVKIDIPNKDKELKKKNSKVLQKYGVRGVPTVILFDADGKEFNRFTASQFPDVDKFLAHLDSALEKKDMD, encoded by the coding sequence ATGAAAGCAATCAAACATATCCTCACCGCCGCCTTCGCTCTTGCCACATTTGCAGGAACTGCCATCGCCGGAGATGACTGGCTGACAGACGTCGATGCCGGTATCGCCCAGGCTAAGAAAGAGAACAAAGCTGTCATGGTCGAGTTCACCGGATCCGACTGGTGCCCGCCTTGCATCATGATGCACAAGAAAGTTTTCTCCAAGTCCGAGTTCACCTCGAAAGCATCTGAGAAGTTCGTGCTGGTCAAAATCGACATCCCTAACAAGGACAAAGAGCTCAAGAAAAAGAACTCCAAGGTGCTGCAGAAATACGGCGTCCGTGGTGTTCCTACCGTGATCCTCTTTGACGCTGACGGTAAAGAGTTCAACCGCTTCACCGCTTCCCAATTCCCTGACGTGGACAAGTTCCTTGCCCATCTCGACTCCGCTCTGGAGAAGAAGGACATGGACTAA
- a CDS encoding serine/threonine protein kinase translates to MATYTEIKLIGRGGFGAVEEVKDEKDNRFARKTFAPSSTISAGFHDKLRKRFRREVLTQQELGGSEIIPVLDHDLSGSEPWFIMPLAEKTYTEEIADNKSAGSVEIEPIADILNSLQRLHDERYVHRDLNPNNILFHDGAWKLSDLGAVLPPSGQTMTLTEDTIIFTEKYCAPEQRQDFHNAQASADIYSFGCILHDLFGQYDRTPYAKHSATGGMGVIIEKCTDPKPDRRPSLKILRSLVLDTLFEEGGHCEVDDEEANKWLEKLDSVNDWIDADYDDFARFFATLDTEERTEGLENEWVYSLSTPFLTRLPSEALKKIVERGDGISSAIVEKYCYWAASTRFLFNFADSVCGRLTTIFDHGTPSDQALAFASLVQLAESHNRWYIMRCVVRRSKEDVIDSGLAKRMAIELMTEELEWSFKRCVLTIKEEPSSLSPALAKICD, encoded by the coding sequence ATGGCAACTTACACAGAAATAAAACTAATCGGACGAGGTGGTTTCGGAGCCGTCGAAGAAGTAAAAGACGAAAAAGATAACCGCTTTGCTCGCAAAACATTTGCACCATCATCAACAATAAGTGCTGGTTTTCACGATAAACTGAGAAAACGCTTTCGCAGGGAAGTTTTAACTCAGCAAGAACTTGGAGGTTCAGAGATAATTCCTGTTTTAGATCATGATCTATCTGGATCTGAACCATGGTTCATTATGCCTCTGGCAGAGAAAACTTATACAGAGGAGATCGCTGATAATAAATCAGCTGGATCTGTGGAGATTGAACCTATAGCTGATATTTTAAATAGTTTGCAACGGCTTCACGATGAAAGATACGTTCATAGAGATCTTAATCCTAATAATATACTATTTCATGATGGAGCATGGAAACTCTCAGACCTAGGGGCTGTATTGCCTCCATCAGGTCAGACAATGACTCTGACTGAAGACACTATTATCTTCACAGAGAAGTATTGCGCACCTGAACAACGACAAGACTTCCATAATGCTCAAGCCTCAGCAGATATTTATTCTTTTGGATGCATTCTTCATGACTTATTCGGTCAATATGACCGCACTCCATACGCTAAACATTCCGCCACTGGCGGAATGGGTGTAATTATTGAAAAATGCACTGATCCCAAACCAGATAGACGACCTTCACTCAAGATCCTTCGATCTTTGGTCTTAGATACACTTTTTGAAGAAGGTGGACACTGTGAAGTAGATGATGAAGAAGCCAATAAATGGCTAGAGAAGCTTGATTCTGTTAATGATTGGATAGATGCAGACTATGATGATTTTGCTAGGTTCTTCGCTACTCTTGATACAGAAGAAAGAACTGAAGGACTAGAAAACGAATGGGTATATTCTCTATCCACACCATTTTTAACTCGTCTACCATCAGAGGCTTTAAAGAAAATAGTCGAGAGAGGAGATGGAATATCCTCAGCAATTGTTGAGAAGTATTGTTATTGGGCTGCTTCAACACGTTTCTTGTTTAATTTTGCAGATAGCGTTTGCGGTCGTCTAACTACAATTTTTGATCACGGAACCCCATCAGACCAAGCGTTAGCTTTTGCTTCACTAGTTCAATTAGCAGAATCACACAACAGATGGTATATCATGAGGTGTGTAGTAAGGCGTAGTAAGGAAGATGTAATTGATTCTGGATTGGCTAAGCGTATGGCTATCGAGCTTATGACAGAAGAACTAGAGTGGAGTTTTAAGAGATGTGTCTTGACTATTAAAGAAGAACCTTCCTCATTATCTCCAGCCTTAGCAAAGATCTGCGACTAG
- the rdgB gene encoding RdgB/HAM1 family non-canonical purine NTP pyrophosphatase, whose product MKKLLVATGNAHKTEEIRAMLGAGYEVTDLKSHPSLPAVEETGVTFLENATLKAVEISRSVPGLVLSDDSGLEVDALGGAPGVYSARYAGEDGNDALNNKKLLAELEGVGEGERSARFRCVMVLAENGEALAHFDGAVEGHILSARHGEGGFGYDPLFVPEGYDKSFAELGEEVKNSLSHRARAMVQVSRWLAARED is encoded by the coding sequence ATGAAAAAGCTGCTTGTTGCCACTGGAAATGCTCATAAGACCGAGGAAATTCGCGCCATGTTAGGTGCTGGGTATGAGGTGACGGATTTGAAGTCCCACCCATCGTTGCCGGCGGTCGAAGAGACCGGGGTGACGTTTTTGGAAAATGCCACCTTGAAGGCTGTGGAGATCAGTCGCTCGGTGCCGGGGCTGGTGCTGTCTGATGATTCCGGACTGGAAGTGGATGCCCTTGGCGGTGCTCCCGGCGTTTACTCGGCGCGCTATGCTGGTGAGGACGGCAATGATGCGCTCAATAACAAAAAGTTACTCGCCGAGCTCGAAGGTGTCGGCGAGGGTGAACGGTCCGCCCGTTTCCGCTGCGTGATGGTGCTGGCTGAAAATGGGGAGGCGCTGGCGCACTTTGACGGTGCCGTGGAGGGACATATCTTATCCGCGCGCCACGGCGAGGGCGGCTTTGGTTATGATCCCTTGTTTGTGCCCGAGGGATATGACAAGTCCTTCGCCGAGCTCGGTGAAGAGGTGAAGAACAGCCTCAGTCACCGCGCTCGGGCGATGGTGCAAGTGAGCCGCTGGTTAGCAGCTCGGGAGGATTAG